The Geobacillus stearothermophilus ATCC 12980 genome contains a region encoding:
- a CDS encoding class II fructose-bisphosphate aldolase yields MSLVSMKEMLNEALRGKYAVGQFNINNLEWTQAILAAAEEEKSPVILGVSEGAARYMGGFKTVVNMVKGLMEDMNITVPVAIHLDHGSSFEKCKAAIDAGFTSVMIDASHHPFEENVRITSQVVEYAHARGVSVEAELGIVGGQEDDVVGEGVIYADPKECEELVKRTGIDCLAPALGSVHGPYKGEPKLGFAEMEQIRDLTGIPLVLHGGTGIPTEQIQRAISLGTSKINVNTENQIAFTKAVRELLAKDPNVYDPRKIIGPGRDAIKATVIGKMREFGSSGKAAQ; encoded by the coding sequence ATGTCGTTAGTATCGATGAAAGAGATGCTCAACGAGGCGCTGCGCGGCAAATATGCGGTCGGCCAATTCAACATCAACAACTTGGAATGGACGCAAGCGATTTTAGCGGCCGCCGAAGAAGAAAAATCGCCGGTCATTCTCGGCGTCTCCGAAGGGGCGGCTCGTTACATGGGCGGGTTTAAAACGGTCGTCAACATGGTAAAAGGCTTAATGGAAGACATGAACATCACCGTTCCGGTCGCCATCCATCTTGACCATGGTTCGAGCTTTGAAAAATGCAAAGCGGCGATCGATGCTGGGTTCACCTCGGTCATGATTGACGCCTCCCATCATCCGTTTGAGGAAAACGTCCGCATTACCTCACAAGTCGTAGAGTACGCCCATGCGCGCGGCGTCTCGGTTGAAGCCGAGCTCGGCATTGTCGGCGGGCAGGAAGATGACGTCGTCGGCGAAGGCGTCATTTACGCCGATCCGAAAGAATGTGAAGAACTTGTCAAACGGACAGGCATCGACTGCCTTGCTCCGGCGCTCGGTTCGGTGCACGGCCCGTACAAAGGGGAGCCGAAGCTCGGGTTTGCCGAAATGGAGCAAATCCGCGATTTGACCGGCATTCCGCTCGTTTTGCACGGCGGCACCGGCATTCCAACTGAACAAATTCAGCGCGCCATTTCCCTTGGCACATCGAAAATCAACGTCAATACGGAAAACCAAATCGCCTTTACCAAAGCGGTCCGTGAACTGCTTGCCAAAGACCCGAACGTCTATGATCCGCGCAAAATTATCGGTCCGGGCCGCGACGCGATCAAAGCGACGGTCATCGGCAAAATGCGTGAATTCGGCTCGTCCGGAAAAGCGGCGCAATAA
- a CDS encoding response regulator, which yields MGNKILIVDDQYGIRILLNEVFQREGYVTYQAANGMQALEIVRKHHPDLVLLDMKIPGMDGIEILKRLKDIDPDIKVIIMTAYGELDMIQETKELGVLMHFAKPFDIDDLRAAVKSHLSS from the coding sequence GTGGGAAACAAAATTTTAATCGTCGACGACCAGTACGGCATCCGCATCTTGTTAAATGAAGTGTTTCAGCGGGAAGGGTACGTGACTTATCAGGCGGCCAACGGCATGCAGGCGTTGGAAATCGTCCGCAAACACCATCCCGACCTCGTGCTTCTCGATATGAAAATTCCCGGCATGGACGGCATTGAAATTTTAAAGCGGCTCAAAGACATCGACCCGGACATCAAAGTGATCATTATGACCGCGTACGGCGAGCTGGATATGATTCAGGAAACGAAAGAGCTTGGGGTGCTCATGCATTTTGCCAAGCCATTTGACATCGACGACTTGCGCGCCGCCGTCAAAAGCCATCTTTCTTCGTAA
- the fsa gene encoding fructose-6-phosphate aldolase: MKFFIDTANLEEIKHAHELGILAGVTTNPSLVAKENVSFHDRLREITSIVSGSVSAEVISTDAAGMIEEGEELAKIAPNITIKVPMTPEGLKAVKTFSEKGIKTNVTLVFTANQALLAARAGATYVSPFLGRLDDIGHNGLELISTIADIFNIHGIETEIIAASIRHPHHVTEAALRGAHIATVPYKVLMQLFHHPLTDQGIEKFLADWNRQQ, translated from the coding sequence GTGAAATTTTTCATTGATACCGCCAATTTGGAAGAAATTAAACACGCCCATGAGCTCGGCATTTTGGCCGGCGTCACGACCAACCCGAGCTTAGTGGCGAAAGAAAACGTTTCGTTCCATGACCGGCTGCGCGAAATTACATCCATCGTCTCCGGTTCGGTGAGCGCCGAGGTCATTTCGACCGATGCGGCCGGCATGATTGAGGAAGGAGAAGAGCTGGCGAAAATCGCTCCGAACATTACCATTAAAGTGCCGATGACGCCGGAAGGGTTAAAAGCGGTAAAAACGTTCAGCGAAAAAGGCATTAAAACGAATGTGACGCTCGTGTTTACCGCCAACCAGGCGCTATTGGCGGCGCGCGCCGGCGCGACATACGTTTCTCCGTTCCTCGGCCGCCTCGATGACATCGGCCATAATGGCTTAGAGCTCATTTCCACGATTGCGGACATTTTCAACATTCACGGCATCGAAACGGAAATCATCGCAGCTTCGATCCGCCACCCGCACCATGTGACGGAAGCAGCGTTGCGCGGGGCGCACATCGCCACCGTCCCGTACAAAGTGCTGATGCAATTGTTCCACCATCCGCTCACCGATCAAGGAATCGAGAAGTTTCTTGCCGACTGGAATCGGCAACAATGA
- a CDS encoding CTP synthase yields the protein MTKYIFVTGGVVSSLGKGITAASLGRLLKNRGLNVTIQKFDPYINVDPGTMSPYQHGEVFVTDDGAETDLDLGHYERFIDINLNKYSNVTTGKIYSAVIRKERRGDYLGGTVQVIPHITNEIKERVFRAGRETNADVVITEIGGTVGDIESLPFLEAIRQIKSDVGRENVMYIHCTLVPYIKAAGEMKTKPTQHSVKELRSLGIQPNVIVVRTEMPMPQEMKDKIALFCDIDPKAVIECRDADTLYAVPLMLQEQKLDQIVCEHLRLNCREADMTEWKALVEKVRNLSKTTKIALVGKYVELPDAYISVVEALRHAGYAFDTGIEIQWVNAEHVTRDNVAELLKDADGILVPGGFGDRGVEGKIEAIRYAREQRVPFLGICLGMQLASIEFARHVVGLSGAHSSEFDPNTPHPIIDLLPEQKDVEDLGGTLRLGLYPCKLQEGTLAYAAYGDEVIYERHRHRYEFNNQYRHLLEEHGFVFSGTSPDGRLVEIIELKDHPWFVAAQFHPEFTSRPTRPQPLFREFVKAALQSKEGYDALGKGTV from the coding sequence ATGACGAAATACATTTTTGTGACGGGCGGTGTCGTTTCTTCGCTCGGGAAAGGGATCACAGCTGCGTCGCTCGGGCGGCTCTTGAAAAATCGCGGCCTGAACGTGACGATTCAAAAGTTCGACCCGTACATTAACGTCGACCCGGGAACGATGAGCCCGTATCAGCACGGCGAAGTGTTCGTCACCGATGACGGCGCGGAAACGGATTTGGACTTAGGCCATTATGAGCGGTTCATCGATATTAATTTGAACAAATACAGCAACGTCACGACCGGGAAAATCTACTCCGCCGTCATCCGCAAAGAGCGGCGCGGCGATTACCTCGGCGGCACGGTGCAAGTCATTCCGCACATCACGAACGAAATCAAAGAGCGCGTCTTCCGCGCCGGCCGGGAAACGAACGCCGATGTCGTCATTACGGAAATCGGCGGTACGGTCGGCGACATTGAATCGTTGCCGTTTTTGGAAGCCATCCGCCAAATCAAAAGCGACGTCGGCCGCGAAAATGTCATGTACATTCATTGCACGCTTGTGCCATACATCAAGGCAGCCGGGGAAATGAAAACGAAGCCGACGCAGCACAGCGTGAAAGAACTGCGCAGCCTCGGCATCCAGCCGAACGTCATCGTCGTCCGTACAGAAATGCCGATGCCGCAAGAGATGAAAGACAAAATCGCTCTCTTTTGCGACATCGACCCGAAGGCAGTCATTGAGTGCCGCGATGCGGACACGCTCTATGCGGTGCCGCTTATGCTTCAAGAACAAAAGCTCGATCAAATCGTCTGTGAACATTTGCGCCTCAACTGCCGTGAAGCAGATATGACGGAGTGGAAAGCGCTCGTCGAGAAAGTGCGAAACTTGTCGAAAACGACGAAAATCGCCCTCGTCGGCAAGTATGTTGAACTGCCGGACGCCTACATTTCGGTCGTCGAGGCCCTTCGCCATGCCGGCTATGCATTTGATACGGGCATTGAGATCCAATGGGTGAATGCGGAGCACGTCACGCGCGACAATGTGGCGGAGTTGCTGAAAGACGCGGACGGCATTTTGGTTCCGGGCGGGTTTGGCGACCGCGGCGTGGAAGGGAAAATCGAGGCGATCCGCTACGCCCGCGAGCAGCGCGTGCCGTTTTTGGGCATTTGCTTAGGAATGCAGCTCGCCTCGATTGAATTTGCCCGCCATGTTGTCGGGTTGTCTGGCGCCCATTCGTCCGAGTTTGACCCGAATACGCCGCATCCGATCATCGACTTGCTTCCAGAGCAAAAGGATGTCGAAGATTTAGGCGGCACGCTTCGCCTCGGCCTGTATCCGTGCAAGCTGCAGGAAGGAACGCTCGCCTACGCTGCGTACGGCGATGAAGTCATTTACGAACGCCATCGCCATCGGTATGAATTCAACAATCAATACCGCCATCTATTAGAAGAGCATGGCTTCGTCTTCTCCGGCACGAGCCCGGATGGACGGCTTGTGGAAATTATCGAGCTGAAAGACCATCCGTGGTTTGTCGCCGCGCAGTTCCATCCTGAATTCACCTCGCGCCCGACGCGGCCGCAGCCGCTCTTCCGCGAGTTTGTCAAAGCGGCGCTGCAATCAAAAGAAGGATATGACGCCCTAGGCAAGGGGACGGTATAG
- the glpX gene encoding class II fructose-bisphosphatase has product MERSLSMELVRVIEAAALAAARWMGRGKKNEADDAATSAMRDVFDTVPMKGTVVIGEGEMDEAPMLYIGEKLGNGYGPRVDVAVDPLEGTNIVASGGWNALAVVAVADHGHLLHAPDMYMEKIAVGPEAVGMIDIEAPIIDNLKAVAKAKNKDIEDVVAVVLNRPRHERLIHELREAGARIKLINDGDVAAAINTAFDHTGVDILFGSGGAPEGVLAAVALKCLGGELQGKLLPQNEAELERCKKMGIDVNKVLRMDDLVKGDDAIFAATGVTDGELLRGVQLKGAYGLTHSVVMRAKSGTVRFIEGRHSLKKKPNLVFK; this is encoded by the coding sequence ATGGAACGAAGCTTATCGATGGAACTCGTGCGCGTCATCGAAGCGGCGGCGCTTGCCGCCGCCCGCTGGATGGGGCGCGGGAAAAAGAATGAGGCTGATGACGCCGCGACGTCGGCGATGCGCGATGTGTTTGACACCGTGCCGATGAAAGGGACGGTCGTCATCGGCGAAGGGGAGATGGACGAAGCGCCGATGCTGTATATCGGGGAGAAGCTCGGCAACGGCTACGGTCCGCGCGTTGACGTCGCCGTTGACCCGCTTGAAGGGACGAACATCGTCGCGTCCGGGGGCTGGAACGCCTTGGCGGTCGTCGCGGTCGCTGACCACGGCCATTTGCTTCATGCGCCCGATATGTACATGGAGAAAATCGCCGTCGGCCCGGAAGCGGTCGGCATGATTGATATTGAGGCGCCGATCATCGACAATTTAAAAGCGGTGGCGAAGGCGAAAAACAAAGATATTGAAGACGTCGTCGCGGTTGTTCTCAACCGTCCGCGCCATGAGCGTCTCATTCATGAGCTGCGTGAAGCCGGCGCCCGCATTAAGCTCATCAATGACGGCGATGTCGCCGCCGCCATTAACACGGCGTTCGACCATACCGGCGTTGACATTTTGTTCGGCTCGGGCGGCGCGCCGGAAGGAGTGCTCGCGGCGGTTGCGTTAAAATGCCTCGGCGGCGAGCTGCAAGGAAAACTGCTGCCGCAAAACGAGGCCGAGCTCGAGCGCTGCAAGAAAATGGGCATTGACGTCAACAAAGTGCTGCGCATGGACGACCTGGTGAAAGGGGACGACGCCATTTTTGCCGCCACCGGCGTCACGGACGGCGAACTGTTGCGCGGCGTTCAGCTCAAGGGGGCGTACGGCCTCACCCACTCGGTCGTCATGCGCGCCAAATCCGGCACCGTCCGCTTTATCGAAGGGCGGCACAGCTTGAAGAAAAAACCGAATTTGGTCTTTAAGTGA
- a CDS encoding UDP-N-acetylglucosamine 1-carboxyvinyltransferase, which translates to MDKIKIIGGDRLQGTIKVSGAKNSAVALIPAAILAESPVTIEGLPDISDVRILGSLIEEIGGSFSFDGKKAVIDPTNMVSMPLPNGKVKKLRASYYLMGAMLGRFKKAVVGLPGGCHLGPRPIDQHIKGFEALGATVTNEQGAIYLRAEELRGARIFLDVVSVGATINIMLAAVRAKGRTIIENAAKEPEIIDVATLLSNMGAKIKGAGTDVIRIDGVEKLSGCRHAIIPDRIEAGTYMIAAAAMGNEVVVDNVIPQHVESLTAKLREMGVRVETGEDQILVCGSDVLKAVDVKTLVYPGFPTDLQQPFTALLTKANGTSIVTDTIYSARFKHVDELRRMNANVKVEGRSAIVTGPVQLQGAKVKASDLRAGAALVIAGLMADGVTEITGVEHIDRGYSGLVEKLSALGAVIWREKMTDEEIEQVKNA; encoded by the coding sequence ATGGATAAAATCAAAATCATCGGCGGGGATCGGCTGCAGGGAACAATCAAAGTGAGCGGCGCGAAAAACAGCGCGGTCGCCTTGATTCCGGCAGCGATTTTGGCCGAGTCGCCGGTGACGATCGAAGGATTGCCGGACATTTCCGATGTGCGCATTTTAGGAAGCTTGATCGAAGAAATCGGTGGTTCGTTTTCATTTGACGGCAAGAAGGCGGTCATCGACCCGACGAACATGGTTTCCATGCCGCTTCCGAACGGAAAGGTGAAAAAGCTGCGCGCCTCCTACTATTTGATGGGCGCGATGCTCGGACGCTTCAAAAAAGCGGTCGTCGGCCTGCCGGGCGGCTGCCACCTCGGACCGCGCCCGATCGATCAGCACATTAAAGGGTTTGAAGCGCTCGGCGCCACCGTTACGAACGAGCAGGGCGCCATCTATTTGCGCGCTGAGGAGCTTCGCGGAGCCCGCATTTTTTTGGACGTCGTCAGCGTCGGCGCGACGATCAACATCATGCTGGCGGCGGTGCGCGCCAAAGGGCGGACGATTATCGAAAACGCGGCAAAAGAGCCGGAAATCATTGATGTGGCGACGCTGCTCTCCAACATGGGCGCGAAAATTAAAGGCGCAGGCACCGATGTCATCCGCATCGACGGCGTCGAAAAATTATCGGGCTGCCGCCACGCCATCATTCCGGACCGGATTGAAGCCGGCACGTACATGATTGCCGCTGCAGCGATGGGCAATGAAGTCGTCGTCGACAACGTCATCCCGCAGCACGTCGAATCGCTGACGGCCAAACTGCGCGAAATGGGCGTGCGCGTCGAGACGGGAGAAGACCAAATTCTCGTCTGCGGCTCTGATGTTTTGAAAGCGGTTGACGTCAAGACGCTCGTCTACCCCGGTTTCCCAACCGATTTGCAGCAGCCGTTTACCGCCTTATTGACAAAAGCGAACGGCACAAGCATCGTCACGGATACCATTTACAGCGCCCGCTTCAAACACGTCGATGAGCTGCGGCGCATGAACGCCAACGTAAAAGTGGAAGGCCGCTCGGCCATTGTCACCGGCCCGGTCCAATTGCAAGGGGCGAAAGTGAAGGCGAGCGATTTGCGCGCCGGGGCCGCGCTTGTGATTGCCGGACTGATGGCTGATGGGGTGACGGAAATTACCGGCGTCGAGCATATCGACCGCGGCTACAGCGGCTTAGTCGAGAAGCTGTCCGCACTCGGCGCCGTCATTTGGCGCGAAAAAATGACCGATGAAGAAATCGAGCAAGTGAAAAACGCGTAA
- a CDS encoding DUF2529 domain-containing protein, which translates to MKILATQTIGLLQKIAADEEWALEDGARLLAQAVVGDGRIWLYGAGELDAVVTAALLGPDRLPKAARIESREVGDWNETDRALVFARFSNDNEAIRLVEQLQGHGVDTVAVSALVKDEPGLAELATVHIDSKLSRPLVPTEDGRRIAMPTVTAASFIYYGLVVLLDDILQEYA; encoded by the coding sequence ATGAAAATTTTGGCGACGCAAACGATCGGGTTGCTGCAAAAAATCGCGGCGGACGAGGAGTGGGCGCTTGAGGACGGGGCGCGTCTGCTCGCCCAGGCGGTCGTCGGCGACGGGCGCATCTGGCTGTACGGAGCAGGCGAATTGGACGCGGTTGTCACCGCCGCGCTTCTCGGTCCGGATCGGCTGCCAAAGGCGGCCCGCATCGAATCAAGGGAAGTGGGCGATTGGAACGAAACGGACCGGGCGCTCGTATTCGCCCGTTTTTCCAACGACAACGAAGCGATCCGCCTCGTGGAACAGCTGCAGGGGCACGGCGTTGATACGGTTGCCGTCTCAGCGCTCGTCAAAGACGAGCCGGGCTTGGCGGAGCTGGCCACTGTCCATATCGACAGCAAACTGTCCCGCCCGCTCGTGCCGACGGAAGACGGGCGTCGCATCGCCATGCCGACCGTGACCGCCGCTTCGTTCATCTACTATGGGCTTGTCGTGTTGCTTGATGACATTTTGCAAGAATATGCCTAA
- the rpoE gene encoding DNA-directed RNA polymerase subunit delta, with the protein MSLQQQYSPEELQEMSFVELVNLILLDKREALPFDQIVREAAALTGMAEDDIAARLAQYYTDLNIDGRFICVGENVWGLRAWYPFDQTEDETVTIVKPKKKKALDDEYDDYEELLDEEDLDYDDLDDYDEEELELDDEELLEDEEFDLDEDVAFDDEDILDDEPFDLDDEPLDEELDLEEAEEDE; encoded by the coding sequence TTGAGCCTGCAGCAGCAATACTCGCCAGAGGAATTGCAGGAGATGTCGTTCGTCGAACTGGTGAACCTCATTTTGCTTGACAAGCGCGAGGCGCTGCCGTTCGACCAAATCGTCCGCGAAGCCGCGGCATTAACCGGCATGGCGGAAGACGACATCGCCGCGCGGCTTGCCCAATATTATACCGATTTAAACATCGACGGGCGGTTTATTTGCGTTGGGGAAAACGTCTGGGGGCTGCGTGCGTGGTATCCGTTTGACCAGACGGAAGACGAAACGGTGACGATCGTCAAGCCGAAGAAGAAAAAAGCGCTTGATGATGAATACGATGATTACGAAGAGTTGCTTGACGAAGAGGATCTCGATTACGACGATCTTGATGACTACGATGAGGAAGAGCTCGAGCTTGACGACGAAGAGCTGCTCGAAGACGAGGAATTCGATCTGGACGAAGACGTTGCTTTTGATGATGAGGACATTCTCGACGACGAACCGTTTGATTTGGACGATGAACCGCTTGACGAAGAGCTGGATCTCGAGGAAGCGGAGGAAGACGAATAA